A region of Vespula vulgaris chromosome 1, iyVesVulg1.1, whole genome shotgun sequence DNA encodes the following proteins:
- the LOC127070234 gene encoding mitogen-activated protein kinase kinase kinase 7-like isoform X1, which translates to MANRDITGHQQQFIEEIDYTEIEREQVVGKGSFGVVWKGKWRGQYVAVKHINSEGERKAFTVEVRQLSRVFHPNIVKLYGACTKNPVCLVMEYAEGGSLYNVLHCNPQPRYTASHAMSWALQCARGVAYLHNMKPKPLIHRDLKPPNLLLVMGGQTLKICDFGTACDLNTYMTNNKGSAAWMAPEVFEGSRYTEKCDVFSWGVILWEVLSRKKPFDEIGASAYRIMWAVHIGQRPPLIEGCPRPIEELMTRCWQKCPEDRPSMDEVVRIMTILFEFFNNNLEPVEYSLAGSEADDIDGNEDTKDDILDITTLDTRINGSVMNGTICPNVTSSVKQTDNATDDELNSYPVTSQQSSNNALTHSSSQIKRSLPQCNPIISQSTSSIENTNRNAKDALYTTPLIQRGDRQFILPQSESSMTPLHVNCDTDAWELSNFSDSSWEIRNMAGLDKMVQKTKKIIRGTSTTSEDLDNVYRLLDADLRPLTPDHTCERSREIFEEHKQLAQEYLKVQTEIALLGQHKNEMLKNLSIDNLRQQQELRKLEDEKESLVKLYRNLKRQLEIMKNKRTTNNPVNNCIPTISPAVSGNNGWVVVPRQDP; encoded by the exons ATGGCGAACAGAGACATAACCGGCCATCAGCAACAGTTCATTGAAGAAATTGATTACACTGAAATTGAAAGAGAGCAG GTAGTTGGTAAGGGATCCTTTGGAGTTGTATGGAAAGGAAAGTGGAGAGGTCAATATGTTGCTGTAAAACATATAAATTCTGAGGGTGAAAGGAAAGCTTTCACGGTAGAAGTAAGACAATTGTCAAGAGTCTTTCATCCTAATATTGTCAAATTGTATGGTGCTTGTACTAAAAATCCAGTATGTTTGGTAATGGAATATGCAGAAGGTGGATCATTATACAAtg tTCTTCATTGCAATCCACAACCACGCTATACTGCTAGTCATGCGATGAGCTGGGCTCTTCAATGTGCACGTGGTGTAGCATATCTTCATAATATGAAGCCTAAACCATTAATTCATAG gGATTTAAAGCCACCAAATTTATTGCTAGTCATGGGTGGACAAACGCTTAAAATTTGTGATTTTGGCACAGCCTGTGATTTGAATACATATATGACTAACAATAAAGGATCAGCAGCATGGATGGCACCAGAAGTATTTGAAGGTTCAAGATACACAGAAAAATGTGATGTATTTAGTTGGGGCGTGATTTTATGGGAAGTTCTTTCACGTAAAAAACCTTTTGATGAAATTGGTGCATCTGCGTATAGAATAATGTGGGCTGTGCACATAGGACAAAGACCACCGTTGATAGAAGGTTGTCCAAGACCTATTGAAGAATTAATGACTAG ATGTTGGCAGAAATGTCCAGAAGACAGACCTTCAATGGATGAAGTGGTGAGAATTATGACGattctatttgaatttttcaacAATAATTTAGAGCCTGTTGAATATTCCTTGG caGGTAGCGAAGCAGACGATATCGATGGTAATGAAGATACAAAAGAtgatattttagatataacaaCTTTAGATACTCGGATAAATGGATCAGTCATGAATGGAACAATATGTCCAAATGTTACATCATCTGTCAAACAAACGGATAATGCAACAGATGATGAACTTAATTCGTATCCGGTAACTTCTCAACAGTCCTCTAATAATGCATTAACGCATTCCTCATCGCAAATAAAGAGATCATTACCGCAATGTAATCCTATAATATCCCAAAGTACATCATCCATCGAAAATACAAATCGTAACGCAAAAGACGCTCTATATACTACACCACTAATACAACGGGGTGATAGACAATTTATTTTACCACAAAGTGAATCCAGTATGACCCCGTTACACGTTAATTGTGATACG GATGCATGGGAACTTAGTAATTTTTCAGATTCGTCATGGGAAATTCGTAATATGGCTGGTTTAGATAAAATGGTgcaaaagacaaagaaaataattcgtg GTACCAGCACTACCAGCGAGGACTTGGATAATGTATACCGTCTCTTAGATGCGGATTTAAGACCCCTTACACCGGACCATACGTGCGAACGTTCCCGTGAAATCTTCGAAGAGCATAAACAATTAGCGCAGGAATATCTAAAAGTACAAACGGAAATAGCGCTCTTGGGACAGCATAAGAATGAGATGTTAAAAAATCTAAGCATAGATAATCTTCGACAACAACAAGAGTTACGAAAGTTAGAGGATGAAAAG GAATCTCTGGTGAAGCtatatcgaaatttaaaaCGGCAATTagagataatgaaaaacaaGAGGACAACTAACAATCCtgtaaataattgtatacCAACGATAAGTCCTGCCGTTTCCGGTAATAATGGGTGGGTTGTGGTGCCGCGACAAGAtccttga
- the LOC127070234 gene encoding mitogen-activated protein kinase kinase kinase 7-like isoform X3: MANRDITGHQQQFIEEIDYTEIEREQVVGKGSFGVVWKGKWRGQYVAVKHINSEGERKAFTVEVRQLSRVFHPNIVKLYGACTKNPVCLVMEYAEGGSLYNVLHCNPQPRYTASHAMSWALQCARGVAYLHNMKPKPLIHRDLKPPNLLLVMGGQTLKICDFGTACDLNTYMTNNKGSAAWMAPEVFEGSRYTEKCDVFSWGVILWEVLSRKKPFDEIGASAYRIMWAVHIGQRPPLIEGCPRPIEELMTRCWQKCPEDRPSMDEVVRIMTILFEFFNNNLEPVEYSLAGSEADDIDGNEDTKDDILDITTLDTRINGSVMNGTICPNVTSSVKQTDNATDDELNSYPVTSQQSSNNALTHSSSQIKRSLPQCNPIISQSTSSIENTNRNAKDALYTTPLIQRGDRQFILPQSESSMTPLHVNCDTDAWELSNFSDSSWEIRNMAGLDKMVQKTKKIIRAEMIEDISDIWAFAVSNIHKCNHTAWIRT, encoded by the exons ATGGCGAACAGAGACATAACCGGCCATCAGCAACAGTTCATTGAAGAAATTGATTACACTGAAATTGAAAGAGAGCAG GTAGTTGGTAAGGGATCCTTTGGAGTTGTATGGAAAGGAAAGTGGAGAGGTCAATATGTTGCTGTAAAACATATAAATTCTGAGGGTGAAAGGAAAGCTTTCACGGTAGAAGTAAGACAATTGTCAAGAGTCTTTCATCCTAATATTGTCAAATTGTATGGTGCTTGTACTAAAAATCCAGTATGTTTGGTAATGGAATATGCAGAAGGTGGATCATTATACAAtg tTCTTCATTGCAATCCACAACCACGCTATACTGCTAGTCATGCGATGAGCTGGGCTCTTCAATGTGCACGTGGTGTAGCATATCTTCATAATATGAAGCCTAAACCATTAATTCATAG gGATTTAAAGCCACCAAATTTATTGCTAGTCATGGGTGGACAAACGCTTAAAATTTGTGATTTTGGCACAGCCTGTGATTTGAATACATATATGACTAACAATAAAGGATCAGCAGCATGGATGGCACCAGAAGTATTTGAAGGTTCAAGATACACAGAAAAATGTGATGTATTTAGTTGGGGCGTGATTTTATGGGAAGTTCTTTCACGTAAAAAACCTTTTGATGAAATTGGTGCATCTGCGTATAGAATAATGTGGGCTGTGCACATAGGACAAAGACCACCGTTGATAGAAGGTTGTCCAAGACCTATTGAAGAATTAATGACTAG ATGTTGGCAGAAATGTCCAGAAGACAGACCTTCAATGGATGAAGTGGTGAGAATTATGACGattctatttgaatttttcaacAATAATTTAGAGCCTGTTGAATATTCCTTGG caGGTAGCGAAGCAGACGATATCGATGGTAATGAAGATACAAAAGAtgatattttagatataacaaCTTTAGATACTCGGATAAATGGATCAGTCATGAATGGAACAATATGTCCAAATGTTACATCATCTGTCAAACAAACGGATAATGCAACAGATGATGAACTTAATTCGTATCCGGTAACTTCTCAACAGTCCTCTAATAATGCATTAACGCATTCCTCATCGCAAATAAAGAGATCATTACCGCAATGTAATCCTATAATATCCCAAAGTACATCATCCATCGAAAATACAAATCGTAACGCAAAAGACGCTCTATATACTACACCACTAATACAACGGGGTGATAGACAATTTATTTTACCACAAAGTGAATCCAGTATGACCCCGTTACACGTTAATTGTGATACG GATGCATGGGAACTTAGTAATTTTTCAGATTCGTCATGGGAAATTCGTAATATGGCTGGTTTAGATAAAATGGTgcaaaagacaaagaaaataattcgtg CGGAAATGATCGAGGATATTTCTGACATTTGGGCATTTGCAGTGAGCAACATTCACAAATGCAATCACACAGCGTGGATACGTACATGA
- the LOC127070234 gene encoding mitogen-activated protein kinase kinase kinase 7-like isoform X2, translating into MANRDITGHQQQFIEEIDYTEIEREQVVGKGSFGVVWKGKWRGQYVAVKHINSEGERKAFTVEVRQLSRVFHPNIVKLYGACTKNPVCLVMEYAEGGSLYNVLHCNPQPRYTASHAMSWALQCARGVAYLHNMKPKPLIHRDLKPPNLLLVMGGQTLKICDFGTACDLNTYMTNNKGSAAWMAPEVFEGSRYTEKCDVFSWGVILWEVLSRKKPFDEIGASAYRIMWAVHIGQRPPLIEGCPRPIEELMTRCWQKCPEDRPSMDEVVRIMTILFEFFNNNLEPVEYSLGSEADDIDGNEDTKDDILDITTLDTRINGSVMNGTICPNVTSSVKQTDNATDDELNSYPVTSQQSSNNALTHSSSQIKRSLPQCNPIISQSTSSIENTNRNAKDALYTTPLIQRGDRQFILPQSESSMTPLHVNCDTDAWELSNFSDSSWEIRNMAGLDKMVQKTKKIIRGTSTTSEDLDNVYRLLDADLRPLTPDHTCERSREIFEEHKQLAQEYLKVQTEIALLGQHKNEMLKNLSIDNLRQQQELRKLEDEKESLVKLYRNLKRQLEIMKNKRTTNNPVNNCIPTISPAVSGNNGWVVVPRQDP; encoded by the exons ATGGCGAACAGAGACATAACCGGCCATCAGCAACAGTTCATTGAAGAAATTGATTACACTGAAATTGAAAGAGAGCAG GTAGTTGGTAAGGGATCCTTTGGAGTTGTATGGAAAGGAAAGTGGAGAGGTCAATATGTTGCTGTAAAACATATAAATTCTGAGGGTGAAAGGAAAGCTTTCACGGTAGAAGTAAGACAATTGTCAAGAGTCTTTCATCCTAATATTGTCAAATTGTATGGTGCTTGTACTAAAAATCCAGTATGTTTGGTAATGGAATATGCAGAAGGTGGATCATTATACAAtg tTCTTCATTGCAATCCACAACCACGCTATACTGCTAGTCATGCGATGAGCTGGGCTCTTCAATGTGCACGTGGTGTAGCATATCTTCATAATATGAAGCCTAAACCATTAATTCATAG gGATTTAAAGCCACCAAATTTATTGCTAGTCATGGGTGGACAAACGCTTAAAATTTGTGATTTTGGCACAGCCTGTGATTTGAATACATATATGACTAACAATAAAGGATCAGCAGCATGGATGGCACCAGAAGTATTTGAAGGTTCAAGATACACAGAAAAATGTGATGTATTTAGTTGGGGCGTGATTTTATGGGAAGTTCTTTCACGTAAAAAACCTTTTGATGAAATTGGTGCATCTGCGTATAGAATAATGTGGGCTGTGCACATAGGACAAAGACCACCGTTGATAGAAGGTTGTCCAAGACCTATTGAAGAATTAATGACTAG ATGTTGGCAGAAATGTCCAGAAGACAGACCTTCAATGGATGAAGTGGTGAGAATTATGACGattctatttgaatttttcaacAATAATTTAGAGCCTGTTGAATATTCCTTGG GTAGCGAAGCAGACGATATCGATGGTAATGAAGATACAAAAGAtgatattttagatataacaaCTTTAGATACTCGGATAAATGGATCAGTCATGAATGGAACAATATGTCCAAATGTTACATCATCTGTCAAACAAACGGATAATGCAACAGATGATGAACTTAATTCGTATCCGGTAACTTCTCAACAGTCCTCTAATAATGCATTAACGCATTCCTCATCGCAAATAAAGAGATCATTACCGCAATGTAATCCTATAATATCCCAAAGTACATCATCCATCGAAAATACAAATCGTAACGCAAAAGACGCTCTATATACTACACCACTAATACAACGGGGTGATAGACAATTTATTTTACCACAAAGTGAATCCAGTATGACCCCGTTACACGTTAATTGTGATACG GATGCATGGGAACTTAGTAATTTTTCAGATTCGTCATGGGAAATTCGTAATATGGCTGGTTTAGATAAAATGGTgcaaaagacaaagaaaataattcgtg GTACCAGCACTACCAGCGAGGACTTGGATAATGTATACCGTCTCTTAGATGCGGATTTAAGACCCCTTACACCGGACCATACGTGCGAACGTTCCCGTGAAATCTTCGAAGAGCATAAACAATTAGCGCAGGAATATCTAAAAGTACAAACGGAAATAGCGCTCTTGGGACAGCATAAGAATGAGATGTTAAAAAATCTAAGCATAGATAATCTTCGACAACAACAAGAGTTACGAAAGTTAGAGGATGAAAAG GAATCTCTGGTGAAGCtatatcgaaatttaaaaCGGCAATTagagataatgaaaaacaaGAGGACAACTAACAATCCtgtaaataattgtatacCAACGATAAGTCCTGCCGTTTCCGGTAATAATGGGTGGGTTGTGGTGCCGCGACAAGAtccttga
- the LOC127070269 gene encoding solute carrier family 35 member F5 isoform X1 has product MSCSVELRQRRQQGMTEDPHRLAAMMNKSQRLVLGLLVLLLVDIIWVSSSELTKYIYREAAFEKPFFSTYIKTSMFTLYLLGLCFWPPWRDQCNRPATYMFIDPNVEDDNFYTEANTSLSDPTFVPIKTPDHCERSSGTESDDSSIRSVRFSKLAEVRHMSESDATEALLARLSYQASIRAGEHARRQANKFSVQKVAKIALMFCLFWFLANYTYQIALSETEASVVTVLSSTSSLFTLFLAAFFPSNGGDKFTLSKLVAVSVSIFGLVLVGLSDLTIESSRIPTGIILALVSALFYAAYIVFLKRKVDHEDKMNIPMFFGFVGLFNLTLLWPLFFILHYGHWEEFEWPDTHQWTFLIMNGFIGTVLSEVLWLWGCFLTSSLIATLAISLTMPMSMIADVLLKKVEYPCIFYLGTIPMLLAFLTVSILSHYDNWDPVMDLIKRLYLWICRKNRSTRIPDLEAEQTESLIGINNGEHEA; this is encoded by the exons ATGAGTTGTTCTGTGGAATTAAGACAACGCAGACAACAGGGGATGACGGAGGATCCTCATAGACTTGCAGCAATGATGAATAAATCTCAAAGACTTGTTTTAGGACTTTTGGTTTTATTGTTGGTTGATATCATTTGGGTTTCAAGCTCTGAATTGACGAAA taTATTTATAGAGAAGCAGCTTTTGAAAAACCATTTtttagtacatatataaaaacatcCATGTTTACTCTTTATTTACTTGGTTTATGCTTTTGGCCTCCATGGCGAGATCAATGTAATAGGCCAGCAACTTATATG TTCATAGACCCGAATGTTGAAGATGACAATTTCTACACAGAAGCTAATACAAGTTTG AGTGATCCAACATTCGTGCCGATAAAGACACCAGATCATTGTGAACGTTCTTCTGGTACAGAAAGCGACGATTCTTCCATTCGATCTGTAAGATTTAGCAAATTAGCAGAAGTCAGACATATGTCAGAAAGCGATGCTACAGAAGCTTTACTAGCTAGACTAAGTTATCAGGCAAGCATCAGAGCTGGGGAACATGCTCGACGGCAAGCTAATAAATTTTCTGTTCAGAAAGTAGCTAAAATTGCACttatgttttgtttattt TGGTTCTTAGCAAATTACACTTATCAAATAGCACTATCTGAAACAGAAGCTAGTGTTGTCACAGTACTATCTTCTACGTCGAGTTTATTCACTCTATTCCTTGCTGCCTTCTTTCCAAGTAATGGAGGAGATAAGTTTACATTGTCAAAACTAGTTGCTGTATCTGTTAGCATATTTGGATTA gtATTAGTTGGTCTTTCAGATTTAACAATAGAAAGTAGTAGAATACCAACAGGTATAATATTGGCTCTAGTCAGCGCATTGTTTTATGCagcatatattgtatttttgaaGAGAAAAGTCGATCACgaagataaaatgaatataccAATGTTTTTTGGATTTGTGGGACTTTTCAATTTAACACTCTTGTGGCcactattttttattcttcattatGGTCACTGGGAAGAATTTGAATGGCCTGATACTCATCAGTGGACATTTTTAATCATGAATGGATTTATTGGCACTGTATTAAGTGAAGTTCTTTGGCtatg GGGTTGTTTTCTGACATCATCACTAATAGCAACATTGGCTATTAGTTTAACAATGCCAATGTCAATGATAGCTGATGTTCTATTAAAAAAGGTCGAATATCCTTGCATTTTTTACTTAGGAACCATTCCAATGCTATTAGCATTTTTGACTGTATCTATATTATCCCATTATGATAACTGGGATCCTGTTATGGATTTAATAAAGAGACTGTATCTCTGGATTTGTCGAAAGAATAGATCTACAAG AATACCAGATCTTGAAGCGGAACAAACAGAATCACTCATAGGAATAAATAATGGTGAACACGAAGCTTGA
- the LOC127070269 gene encoding solute carrier family 35 member F5 isoform X2, with the protein MSCSVELRQRRQQGMTEDPHRLAAMMNKSQRLVLGLLVLLLVDIIWVSSSELTKYIYREAAFEKPFFSTYIKTSMFTLYLLGLCFWPPWRDQCNRPATYMFIDPNVEDDNFYTEANTSLSDPTFVPIKTPDHCERSSGTESDDSSIRSVRFSKLAEVRHMSESDATEALLARLSYQASIRAGEHARRQANKFSVQKVAKIALMFCLFVLVGLSDLTIESSRIPTGIILALVSALFYAAYIVFLKRKVDHEDKMNIPMFFGFVGLFNLTLLWPLFFILHYGHWEEFEWPDTHQWTFLIMNGFIGTVLSEVLWLWGCFLTSSLIATLAISLTMPMSMIADVLLKKVEYPCIFYLGTIPMLLAFLTVSILSHYDNWDPVMDLIKRLYLWICRKNRSTRIPDLEAEQTESLIGINNGEHEA; encoded by the exons ATGAGTTGTTCTGTGGAATTAAGACAACGCAGACAACAGGGGATGACGGAGGATCCTCATAGACTTGCAGCAATGATGAATAAATCTCAAAGACTTGTTTTAGGACTTTTGGTTTTATTGTTGGTTGATATCATTTGGGTTTCAAGCTCTGAATTGACGAAA taTATTTATAGAGAAGCAGCTTTTGAAAAACCATTTtttagtacatatataaaaacatcCATGTTTACTCTTTATTTACTTGGTTTATGCTTTTGGCCTCCATGGCGAGATCAATGTAATAGGCCAGCAACTTATATG TTCATAGACCCGAATGTTGAAGATGACAATTTCTACACAGAAGCTAATACAAGTTTG AGTGATCCAACATTCGTGCCGATAAAGACACCAGATCATTGTGAACGTTCTTCTGGTACAGAAAGCGACGATTCTTCCATTCGATCTGTAAGATTTAGCAAATTAGCAGAAGTCAGACATATGTCAGAAAGCGATGCTACAGAAGCTTTACTAGCTAGACTAAGTTATCAGGCAAGCATCAGAGCTGGGGAACATGCTCGACGGCAAGCTAATAAATTTTCTGTTCAGAAAGTAGCTAAAATTGCACttatgttttgtttattt gtATTAGTTGGTCTTTCAGATTTAACAATAGAAAGTAGTAGAATACCAACAGGTATAATATTGGCTCTAGTCAGCGCATTGTTTTATGCagcatatattgtatttttgaaGAGAAAAGTCGATCACgaagataaaatgaatataccAATGTTTTTTGGATTTGTGGGACTTTTCAATTTAACACTCTTGTGGCcactattttttattcttcattatGGTCACTGGGAAGAATTTGAATGGCCTGATACTCATCAGTGGACATTTTTAATCATGAATGGATTTATTGGCACTGTATTAAGTGAAGTTCTTTGGCtatg GGGTTGTTTTCTGACATCATCACTAATAGCAACATTGGCTATTAGTTTAACAATGCCAATGTCAATGATAGCTGATGTTCTATTAAAAAAGGTCGAATATCCTTGCATTTTTTACTTAGGAACCATTCCAATGCTATTAGCATTTTTGACTGTATCTATATTATCCCATTATGATAACTGGGATCCTGTTATGGATTTAATAAAGAGACTGTATCTCTGGATTTGTCGAAAGAATAGATCTACAAG AATACCAGATCTTGAAGCGGAACAAACAGAATCACTCATAGGAATAAATAATGGTGAACACGAAGCTTGA
- the LOC127070291 gene encoding Bardet-Biedl syndrome 4 protein homolog → MANNALSNGRIQQPTVSQRLRDDRTKKVADLPSIEIRNWLLHRHYTRREYRICKILIEEELTKSNGHNEYANYLKGLILRKEGKVQDSLDSFQAAYKVNSSNVNNVKQIAKSLLMMGSHKRAVEAYLEADKTTVLPDWDIHYSLGECYVKLNQLQEAKKQFKRSIELTKNELPYLALARVHMMEDQIVEAKNVYIAALSGNPESVTVSTELGLLYLRIGDIQRAFQQFGTTLAYASNCSKALLPVAYIMQKHCEYDVALSKYKIAAQLIPESSALWNNVGMCFYGKQKFVAAISCLKRAHYLNPLAFLPVYNLGIAFLTTGQPASAAIYLCAAVNAESKNPMPYLLLGLALKRLDDLEGSVKALDKAHSLLPQDPLILINYAVILDATGKVTEASEVLSALNDIMAIIDVDLQIAQMAKKLSMKLQQQKLSSN, encoded by the exons ATGGCAAACAATGCGCTAAGTAACGGTCGCATTCAACAACCAACAGTTTCACAACGATTAAGAGATGATAGGACAAAAAAAG TTGCCGACCTACCATCGATAGAAATTCGAAATTGGTTATTACATCGTCATTATACGAGGCGTGAATATAGAATATGTAAAATTCTTATTGAGGAAGAATTAACAAAATCTAATGGTCACAATGAATATGCAAATTATTTGAAG gGTCTTATTCTGAGAAAAGAAGGTAAAGTTCAAGATTCCTTAGATAGTTTTCAAGCAGCTTACAAAGTAAATTCATCCAACGTTAATAATGTTAAACAAATAGCTAAATCTTT ATTGATGATGGGTAGTCATAAACGTGCGGTCGAAGCATATTTAGAAGCAGACAAGACAACGGTTTTACCTGATTGGGATATACATTATAGTCttg gagAGTGTTACGTCAAGTTAAACCAATTACAAGAAGCGAAAAAGCAAtttaaaagatcgatcgaattaacgaAAAATGAATTACCGTATCTCGCTCTTGCAAGAGTACACATGATGGAAGATCAGATAGTAGAagctaaaaatgtttatatcgCTGCATTAAG TGGAAATCCTGAAAGCGTAACTGTGTCCACAGAATTAGGTTTGTTATATCTACGAATCGGGGACATTCAAAGAGCATTTCAACAATTTGGAACTACTTTAGCTTACGCGTCAAATTGTTCTAAAGCTCTTTTACCAGTTGCTTATATAATGCAa AAACATTGCGAATATGACGTAGcattatctaaatataaaatagcgGCTCAATTAATACCCGAGTCATCAGCTCTTTGGAACAATGTTGGTATGTGTTTTTatggaaaacaaaaatttgttgct gCAATAAGTTGCCTGAAAAGGGCTCATTATCTCAATCCACTAGCATTCTTACCAGTTTACAATTTGGGTATAGCATTTCTTACAACTGGACAACCAGCATCAGCTGCGATTTATTTATGCGCTGCTGTCAATGCCGAATCAAAAAATCCAATGCCTTATCTTTTACTTGGAT TGGCTCTTAAACGACTCGATGATCTGGAAGGTTCGGTAAAAGCCTTGGACAAGGCTCATTCTTTGTTACCCCAAGATCCAttaatactaattaattatgCTGTGATTCTCGATGCCACTGGGAAAGTTACAGAAGCTTCGGAAGTATTATCGGCTCTAAACGACATTATGGCTATTATTGACGTTGACTTGCag ATAGCACAGATGGCGAAGAAATTGTCAATGAAATTACAACAACAAAAGTTATCTAgtaattaa
- the LOC127069296 gene encoding G-protein coupled receptor dmsr-1, translating into MYRFENYIDIFRQLNITTEDLKFMENYTSLLELFNTDCYCNGSVRDWALTYKIYHGYIAIMVCIFGTFANMLNIVVLTHKEMMITPINKILTGLALADMLVMLEYIPFAIYIYLILPKYRIFPYGWAVFVLFHMHFTQIFHTISIALTLTLAVWRYIALRFLQYNHAWCTPTRCKVALWCCVLAPLIACAPSYFVFGIKDKRFVENGTLEILYYVDTDYSRDKGFIYQLNFWILGVVVKLMPCFILTIISCWLIKTLCRTKNRKQALKNYNQPLVKNLPINNGSVIPRRPSKNEKHADRTTRMLVAVLLLFLITEIPQGVLGLLSGILGDCFFRNCYHNFGEVMDILALLNGAINFILYCLMSRQFRTSFEQLFKPKIMKKCQPTTQQTDVQSTYV; encoded by the exons ATGTATCGCTTTGAAAATTACATTGACATTTTCCGTCAACTAAATATTACAACAGAAGACCTCAAGTTCATGGAAAACTATACTTCCTTGTTGGAACTATTCAACACGGATTGTTATTGTAACGGTTCCGTAAGAGATTGGGCTCtgacgtataaaatatatcacgGTTACATCGCAATTATGGTCTGCATTTTTGGTACCTTTGCCAATATGCTCAACATCGTCGTATTAACCCATAAAGAAATGATGATAACGcctataaacaaaattttaacgGGATTAGCACTAGCTGATATGTTAGTTATGCTGGAGTATATACCGTTTgctatttacatttatttaatcttacCGAAATATCGGATCTTCCCTTACGGATGGGCtgtcttcgttttatttcacatGCACTTCACTCAGATATTTCATACCATCAGCATCGCACTCACCCTTACCCTAGCTGTTTGGAGATACATCGCTTTAAG GTTTCTGCAATACAATCATGCATGGTGCACACCTACCCGTTGCAAAGTAGCTCTATGGTGTTGCGTTTTGGCGCCATTGATCGCCTGTGCACCGAGTTATTTCGTCTTTGGC ATAAAGGATAAACGTTTCGTCGAAAATGGAACTTTAGAGATTTTGTACTATGTCGATACCGATTATTCAAGAGACAAAGGATTTATTTATCAACTTAACTTTTGGATACTTGGAGTTGTGGTCAAACTTATGCCCTGCTTTATATTAACCATAATTAGTTGTTGGTTAATCAAAACACTTTGCAG AACGAAAAATCGGAAACAAGCTTTAAAGAATTACAATCAACCTTTAGTGAAGAATCTACCGATAAATAATGGTTCGGTTATACCACGAAGGCCAAGCAAGAATGAAAAACATGCTGATAGGACAACCAGAATGCTCGTTGCTGTTTtactcctttttttaattacagaaATACCACAGGGTGTTTTAGGCCTTCTTTCTGGAATTCTTGGCGATTGCTTCTTTCGTAATTGTTATCATAATTTTGGCGAGGTAATGGATATATTAGCTTTATTAAACGGCGctattaattttatcctttattGTTTAATGTCACGACAATTTCGAACATCTTTCGAACAACTTTTTAAACCCAAAATTATGAAGAAATGCCAACCGACCACTCAACAAACCGATGTACAAAGTACTTACGTATGA